A single Methanocaldococcus bathoardescens DNA region contains:
- the ppsA gene encoding phosphoenolpyruvate synthase: protein MKFIAWLDELSNKDVNIAGGKGASLGEMWNAGLPVPPAFVVTADAYRHFIKETGLIDKMKEILSGLDVNDTDALTEASKKIRKLIEEAEMPEDLRLAIIEAYNRLSEMCNEDEVTVAVRSSATAEDLPEASFAGQQDTYLNIKGAENVVKYVQKCFSSLFTPRAIFYREQQGFDHFKVALAAVVQKLVNAEKAGVMFTVNPINENYDELVIEAAWGLGEGVVSGSVSPDTYIVNKKTLEIIDKYIARKETMFVKDEKGETKVIEVPDDMKEKQVLTDEEIKELAKIGLNIEKHYGKPMDVEWAHEKGKFYMLQARPITTLKKGKKEKKAKEEEIEAKILLKGIGASPGIATGTVKIIRDVSEIDKVKEGDILVTKMTTPDMVPAMKKAAAIVTDEGGLTCHAAIVSRELGTPCVVGTKKATEILKDGMIVTVDGEKGIVYEGEIKKVEEKKPEAVAVIQQAPIITATEVKVNVSMPEVAERAAATGADGVGLLRAEHMILGLGKHPRKILEEEGEDALIEALMEGIRKVADAFYPRPVTYRTLDAPTDEFRGLEGGENEPIEHNPMLGWRGIRRGLDEVDILKCELKAIKRLREEGYKNIEIMIPLVTHPDEVRKVKEIAREVGIELGKDIPFGIMVETPAAALIIEEFIKEGINFVSLGTNDLTQYTIAIDRNNELVSKYYKEDHPAVLKLVEHVIKTCKKHGVKTSICGQAGSRPHIVEKLVEWGIDSVSANIDAVETIRRVVARTEQKVILNFIRKSYLEKE, encoded by the coding sequence ATGAAATTCATTGCATGGTTGGATGAACTCTCAAATAAAGATGTTAATATTGCTGGAGGTAAAGGAGCTTCATTGGGAGAGATGTGGAACGCTGGATTGCCAGTTCCACCAGCATTTGTTGTTACTGCTGATGCATACAGACACTTTATAAAAGAGACAGGCTTAATAGATAAAATGAAAGAAATTTTAAGCGGTTTGGATGTTAATGACACAGATGCATTAACAGAAGCATCAAAGAAAATTAGAAAATTAATTGAAGAGGCAGAGATGCCAGAAGATTTGAGATTGGCTATTATTGAGGCATACAATAGATTATCAGAAATGTGTAATGAGGATGAGGTAACAGTAGCTGTTAGAAGTTCTGCAACTGCTGAAGATTTGCCCGAAGCAAGTTTTGCAGGACAGCAAGATACTTACTTAAATATAAAAGGAGCTGAGAATGTAGTTAAATATGTTCAAAAATGTTTCTCATCATTATTTACACCAAGGGCTATTTTCTATAGAGAACAGCAAGGATTTGACCACTTTAAAGTAGCTTTAGCTGCAGTTGTTCAAAAGTTGGTTAATGCTGAAAAGGCAGGGGTTATGTTTACAGTAAATCCAATTAACGAAAATTACGATGAGTTAGTTATTGAGGCAGCATGGGGTTTAGGGGAAGGAGTTGTTAGCGGTTCTGTTTCCCCAGATACATACATTGTTAATAAAAAGACCTTAGAAATTATTGATAAGTATATAGCAAGAAAGGAGACAATGTTTGTTAAGGATGAGAAAGGAGAGACAAAAGTTATTGAAGTCCCTGATGATATGAAGGAGAAGCAAGTTTTAACAGATGAAGAAATTAAAGAATTGGCTAAAATTGGATTGAATATTGAGAAACATTATGGAAAACCAATGGATGTTGAATGGGCTCATGAAAAAGGTAAATTCTACATGCTTCAAGCAAGACCAATTACAACATTGAAAAAAGGTAAGAAAGAGAAAAAAGCAAAAGAAGAAGAAATTGAAGCAAAGATATTATTAAAAGGTATTGGAGCTTCACCAGGAATTGCTACTGGAACTGTTAAGATAATTAGGGATGTTAGTGAGATAGACAAAGTTAAAGAAGGAGATATCTTAGTTACAAAGATGACCACACCAGATATGGTCCCAGCAATGAAAAAAGCCGCTGCTATTGTAACAGATGAGGGAGGATTAACCTGTCACGCAGCAATTGTTTCAAGAGAGCTTGGAACACCATGTGTTGTTGGAACAAAGAAAGCTACAGAGATTTTGAAAGATGGAATGATTGTTACAGTTGATGGAGAGAAAGGAATTGTATATGAAGGGGAGATTAAAAAAGTTGAAGAGAAAAAGCCAGAAGCAGTAGCAGTTATCCAGCAAGCTCCAATTATCACAGCTACAGAAGTTAAAGTTAATGTCAGTATGCCAGAGGTTGCTGAGAGAGCGGCAGCAACAGGAGCAGATGGAGTTGGGTTATTAAGAGCAGAGCACATGATATTAGGATTAGGTAAGCACCCAAGAAAGATTTTAGAGGAAGAAGGAGAAGATGCATTAATAGAGGCGTTAATGGAAGGAATTAGAAAGGTAGCAGATGCATTCTATCCAAGACCTGTAACTTATAGAACATTAGATGCTCCAACAGATGAGTTTAGAGGCTTAGAAGGGGGAGAAAACGAGCCAATAGAACACAACCCAATGTTAGGTTGGAGAGGAATTAGGAGAGGTTTAGATGAAGTTGATATCTTAAAATGCGAGTTAAAGGCAATTAAAAGATTAAGAGAAGAAGGATATAAGAATATAGAAATTATGATTCCTCTTGTAACTCATCCGGATGAAGTTAGAAAAGTTAAAGAAATTGCAAGAGAAGTAGGAATAGAGTTAGGTAAAGATATTCCATTTGGTATTATGGTTGAGACACCAGCAGCAGCTTTAATTATTGAGGAGTTTATAAAAGAAGGAATAAACTTTGTTAGCTTGGGGACAAATGATTTAACACAATACACAATAGCAATAGATAGAAATAATGAGTTGGTTTCAAAGTATTATAAGGAAGACCACCCTGCAGTGTTAAAATTGGTTGAGCATGTAATTAAAACATGTAAGAAACATGGTGTTAAAACATCAATTTGTGGGCAAGCTGGAAGCAGACCTCACATAGTTGAGAAGTTGGTTGAGTGGGGAATAGACAGTGTATCAGCAAACATTGATGCAGTAGAAACAATAAGAAGAGTTGTAGCAAGAACTGAGCAAAAAGTTATATTAAACTTCATAAGAAAATCATACTTAGAGAAGGAATAA
- a CDS encoding nicotinamide-nucleotide adenylyltransferase: MRGFIIGRFQPFHKGHLEVIKKIAEEVDEIIIGIGSAQKSHTLENPFTAGERILMITQSLKDYNLTYYPIPIKDIEFNSIWVSYVESLTPPFDIVYSGNPLVRVLFEERGYKVKKPEMFNRKEYSGTEIRRRMLNGEKWEHLVPKAVVDVIKEIKGVERLRKLAQTDKL; encoded by the coding sequence TTGAGAGGGTTTATAATTGGTAGATTTCAGCCATTTCACAAAGGACATTTAGAAGTGATAAAAAAGATAGCTGAGGAAGTTGATGAAATAATCATTGGGATTGGTAGTGCTCAAAAAAGTCATACCTTAGAAAATCCATTCACAGCTGGTGAGAGGATATTGATGATTACCCAATCACTTAAAGATTATAATTTAACCTATTATCCAATACCTATAAAAGATATTGAATTTAACTCTATTTGGGTTTCTTATGTTGAGTCTCTAACTCCTCCATTTGATATTGTGTATAGTGGAAACCCATTAGTTAGAGTTTTGTTTGAGGAGAGAGGATATAAAGTAAAAAAGCCAGAGATGTTTAATAGGAAAGAATATTCTGGAACTGAAATTAGGAGGAGAATGTTAAATGGAGAGAAATGGGAGCATTTAGTTCCTAAGGCAGTTGTTGATGTTATTAAAGAAATAAAAGGTGTTGAACGGCTTAGAAAATTAGCTCAAACAGACAAATTATAA
- a CDS encoding DUF2097 family protein, giving the protein MAEEIIDIKNPKEVIEYLKNIDTGEYIEIYFGRVHVEGKLMHYNEGLVRLVHEKYGVIEVEIEKILDDLLELAHTNGNKRVVLRFY; this is encoded by the coding sequence ATGGCAGAAGAAATAATCGATATAAAAAATCCAAAAGAAGTTATTGAATATCTCAAAAATATCGACACTGGAGAATATATTGAAATATATTTTGGAAGAGTTCATGTTGAAGGAAAATTAATGCACTACAATGAAGGGTTGGTAAGATTAGTTCATGAGAAATATGGTGTTATAGAGGTTGAGATTGAAAAAATATTAGATGATTTGTTAGAGTTAGCTCATACTAATGGAAATAAAAGAGTTGTGTTAAGGTTTTATTAG
- the lysS gene encoding lysine--tRNA ligase: MHWADVIAEKLIEERKADKYIVASGITPSGHIHVGNARETLTADAIYKGLINKGVDAELIFIADTYDPLRKLYPFLPKEFEQYIGMPLSEIPCPEGCCESYAEHFLNPYLESLDDLGVELTTYRADENYKKGLYDEKIKIALDNREKIMEILNKFRANPLPDDWWPINIVCENCGKLKTKVVKYDSEKEEVTYKCEICGFENTVKPYKGRAKLPWRVDWPARWSIFNVTIEPMGKDHAAAGGSYDTGVLIAKEIYNYEPPKKVVYEWIQLKVGDKAIPMSSSKGVVFAVKDWTHIAHPEILRFLLLRSKPTKHIDFDLKKIPDLVDEYDRLEDFYFNNKDKDELSEEEEEKIRIYELSTPKIPESKPFVIPYRFCSIIAQLTYNEEKDDVDMERVFEILRRNNYSIEDIDEFSMKKLKDRLLMARNWALKYGEKLVIIDENEAKEIYEKLKDKQKEWIKYFAEKLKTAEFDALNLHELIYQTAKELGLNPREAFQASYMILLGKKYGPKLGAFLATLGKDFVIRRYSLFE; encoded by the coding sequence ATGCATTGGGCTGATGTAATTGCTGAAAAATTGATTGAAGAGAGAAAAGCAGATAAATATATCGTTGCGAGTGGAATAACACCTTCAGGACATATCCACGTAGGAAATGCAAGAGAAACATTGACAGCAGATGCAATCTATAAGGGATTAATAAATAAAGGAGTTGATGCAGAGTTAATTTTTATAGCAGACACTTACGACCCATTAAGGAAGTTATATCCATTTTTACCAAAAGAGTTTGAGCAATATATAGGAATGCCATTAAGTGAGATACCATGTCCAGAAGGTTGTTGTGAGAGCTATGCTGAACACTTTTTAAATCCATATTTAGAGAGTTTAGATGATTTGGGAGTTGAGCTAACAACATATAGAGCAGATGAAAACTACAAAAAAGGGCTTTATGATGAAAAGATAAAGATTGCCTTAGATAATAGAGAGAAAATCATGGAAATTTTAAATAAATTTAGAGCCAATCCTTTACCAGATGACTGGTGGCCAATAAACATAGTTTGTGAAAATTGTGGAAAATTAAAAACTAAGGTTGTAAAATACGATAGTGAGAAGGAGGAAGTAACTTATAAATGTGAGATATGTGGCTTTGAAAATACCGTCAAACCTTATAAAGGAAGAGCAAAACTCCCATGGAGAGTTGATTGGCCAGCAAGGTGGAGCATATTTAATGTAACTATTGAGCCAATGGGTAAAGACCATGCAGCAGCAGGGGGAAGTTACGATACAGGAGTTTTAATTGCTAAGGAAATTTACAACTATGAACCACCAAAAAAGGTTGTTTATGAATGGATTCAATTAAAGGTTGGAGATAAGGCAATTCCAATGAGTTCTTCAAAAGGAGTTGTGTTTGCTGTGAAGGATTGGACTCACATAGCTCATCCAGAGATTTTAAGATTCTTATTGTTGAGAAGTAAGCCAACAAAACACATTGACTTTGATTTAAAGAAAATTCCTGACTTGGTGGATGAGTATGATAGATTAGAGGATTTCTACTTTAACAATAAAGATAAAGATGAATTAAGTGAAGAGGAAGAGGAGAAGATAAGGATTTATGAATTATCAACACCAAAAATCCCTGAAAGCAAGCCATTTGTTATACCATATAGATTCTGCTCAATCATTGCTCAGCTAACTTATAATGAAGAAAAGGACGATGTTGATATGGAAAGAGTATTTGAAATATTAAGAAGAAATAATTACAGCATTGAAGATATTGATGAGTTCAGCATGAAAAAATTGAAAGATAGATTGTTAATGGCAAGAAACTGGGCTTTAAAATATGGGGAAAAGTTGGTTATAATTGATGAAAATGAGGCAAAAGAGATATACGAAAAATTGAAGGATAAGCAAAAAGAATGGATTAAATACTTTGCTGAAAAATTAAAAACAGCTGAATTTGATGCTTTAAACTTGCATGAGTTGATTTATCAAACAGCAAAAGAACTTGGCTTAAATCCGAGAGAGGCATTTCAAGCATCGTATATGATACTTTTAGGTAAAAAATACGGACCAAAGTTAGGGGCTTTCTTAGCAACTCTTGGAAAGGATTTTGTTATAAGAAGGTACTCACTATTTGAGTAA